A portion of the Bacteroidota bacterium genome contains these proteins:
- a CDS encoding Wzz/FepE/Etk N-terminal domain-containing protein has protein sequence MSNKENNILTLSEIIDFIWRWKKPLIIISIITIVMAAIFSSPAFITPKFESTVVFYPATTNSISKSLLPERGERAQDALEFGAEEEAEKALQILQSSKLRDKLVSHFDLMKHYKIDPSKDKYPYTKLEKELDANIKVSRTRYLSIRIDVLDENPQMAANIATVMANLYDTIRSQINLERAVPALHIIEKAYQEKQTMIDGLHKQMQELGHQGVVNYEEQSKSIQEALIIAGGGALKGDSKMKTGQKVVDDLLDRQSKLVEFGGMYLSIVEKIKLEEEKLSDIKAKLDRAKVDVDETMTNQFRVSDATPAEKKSYPVRWLIVVISLMVALTGSTIVFAFVEKVRNNKKEKVHTQVS, from the coding sequence ATGAGTAATAAAGAAAATAATATACTTACATTAAGCGAAATCATTGATTTCATTTGGCGTTGGAAAAAACCCCTGATTATCATTTCGATTATCACAATTGTCATGGCAGCTATTTTTTCAAGCCCTGCTTTTATCACACCAAAATTTGAGTCAACCGTTGTTTTTTATCCTGCGACAACAAACTCAATTTCAAAATCATTATTACCTGAGAGAGGTGAAAGAGCACAAGATGCCCTCGAGTTTGGAGCCGAAGAAGAAGCCGAAAAAGCTTTGCAGATTTTGCAATCCAGTAAATTGCGCGACAAGCTGGTTTCACATTTTGATTTGATGAAACATTATAAGATTGACCCATCCAAAGACAAATACCCTTATACCAAACTTGAGAAAGAATTGGATGCGAATATCAAAGTGAGCAGAACTCGCTATTTGTCCATTCGTATTGATGTACTTGATGAAAACCCTCAAATGGCTGCCAACATAGCTACAGTAATGGCAAACCTATATGACACCATTCGCTCTCAAATTAATCTTGAGCGTGCAGTTCCGGCTTTGCATATCATTGAAAAAGCGTATCAGGAAAAACAAACCATGATTGACGGACTGCACAAACAGATGCAGGAGCTTGGTCATCAAGGGGTGGTAAACTATGAAGAACAATCCAAATCTATCCAAGAAGCTTTAATTATAGCGGGTGGTGGAGCTTTAAAAGGAGATAGTAAGATGAAAACCGGACAAAAAGTGGTCGATGACCTTTTGGACAGACAATCTAAATTGGTTGAATTCGGAGGGATGTATCTTTCTATTGTAGAAAAAATCAAATTAGAGGAGGAAAAACTCAGTGATATCAAAGCTAAGTTAGACCGTGCCAAAGTAGATGTAGATGAAACCATGACCAACCAGTTCAGAGTGAGTGACGCAACTCCTGCTGAGAAAAAATCTTATCCCGTACGCTGGCTCATTGTGGTGATAAGTTTGATGGTTGCCTTGACCGGCTCTACTATTGTTTTTGCATTTGTTGAAAAGGTACGCAACAATAAAAAAGAAAAGGTTCACACTCAGGTTTCCTAA
- a CDS encoding O-antigen ligase family protein — protein sequence MEKLRSNINPIWLVTIGSMMGLIPVVGFIFGFPEISVFPLVLIVIWLAFAYPIAFTILIAGLVPLSIQFNDIGDGLGLALPTEPMMILFFGLLFFRFWIKGELNLKLIKHPIILIALLYLTWYFITSLTSTMLFVSIKSFTAKLWFIAIFLLFLAPHLTSQRVIKQLLYAMIAGGTIMVCYTLIRHAGEGFVRIHSYTIMRPFFSDHGSYAAFLAMFTPILFAFSVFGKKFNISIWGRIILGILCIIFLMGILFSYTRATWMSIVAMLGFAVLVHYKMTFKQMLFGVVISIGFILWNQNSILDELSRNKQDSAENIEDNMKSVSNISTDPSNLERINRWKCAIAMVKDKPIFGFGPYTYTFQYAPYQRPEDLTVISTNAGTLGNAHSEYFMALSEMGYIGAILVLGLFLSSLYIGMKLYQKAQKDWIRILAIAITMGLFTYYIHGLINNYSEYDKISVPLWSFLAILTALDLYHTKYEANPKPQ from the coding sequence TTGGAAAAACTCCGATCAAATATCAACCCTATTTGGCTTGTAACAATCGGTTCGATGATGGGACTGATTCCGGTAGTAGGGTTTATATTCGGCTTTCCTGAGATTTCTGTTTTTCCACTCGTTTTAATTGTCATTTGGTTGGCTTTTGCTTATCCTATTGCATTTACCATATTAATAGCGGGATTGGTCCCTTTGTCTATTCAATTTAATGATATTGGTGACGGACTGGGTTTGGCACTACCTACCGAACCCATGATGATACTTTTTTTTGGTTTGCTCTTCTTCCGATTTTGGATCAAAGGAGAACTGAATCTGAAATTAATCAAACACCCTATTATCCTCATAGCGCTCCTTTATCTTACTTGGTATTTTATCACAAGCCTGACAAGTACCATGCTTTTTGTTTCCATCAAGTCATTTACTGCAAAATTGTGGTTCATTGCAATTTTTCTACTCTTTTTGGCACCTCATCTGACCAGTCAACGAGTGATAAAACAACTTCTATATGCCATGATAGCAGGAGGAACCATCATGGTTTGTTATACCTTGATACGCCATGCAGGAGAAGGATTTGTAAGAATACATTCCTACACCATCATGCGTCCGTTTTTTAGCGACCATGGCAGTTATGCAGCTTTCTTAGCCATGTTTACTCCAATTTTGTTTGCATTTTCTGTGTTTGGCAAGAAGTTTAATATTTCTATTTGGGGTAGGATAATTTTGGGCATTCTGTGCATTATTTTCTTAATGGGAATTTTGTTTTCTTACACACGGGCGACCTGGATGAGTATTGTTGCTATGCTTGGGTTTGCAGTATTAGTGCATTACAAAATGACATTCAAACAAATGCTGTTTGGAGTGGTAATTTCTATTGGCTTTATTTTATGGAATCAGAACTCTATTTTGGATGAATTGTCGCGCAATAAACAAGATTCCGCAGAGAACATTGAAGATAACATGAAATCGGTTTCCAATATCTCTACCGACCCATCTAATCTCGAAAGAATTAACCGTTGGAAATGCGCAATCGCAATGGTCAAAGACAAACCTATTTTTGGCTTTGGACCCTATACCTACACTTTTCAATATGCACCTTATCAACGACCGGAAGATTTAACAGTTATCAGCACCAATGCCGGCACACTCGGAAATGCACATAGCGAATATTTTATGGCTTTGTCAGAAATGGGATACATAGGCGCCATTCTCGTATTGGGGTTATTCCTGTCATCGCTGTATATTGGTATGAAACTTTACCAAAAAGCACAAAAAGATTGGATTAGAATTTTGGCGATTGCAATTACCATGGGCTTGTTTACATACTACATCCACGGGCTGATTAACAATTATTCCGAATACGATAAAATTAGCGTTCCA